The Falco biarmicus isolate bFalBia1 chromosome 1, bFalBia1.pri, whole genome shotgun sequence DNA segment GAAATCATGTACCTTCTTTTTAGCCTGTAGGTATACAGAtactaaaaatgtttatatGATTTCCTTGGCTAGTGCAGACAGTATACAATGTTGAATCAACATGCCAAAACAAGACATCCATTTCTATACCAGACAATCCTGATACCACAAGAGAACCCTGAAAAAAGATTCAGGGTTTCAAGTGTGGAGAAAAATCCAGAATCATAATTCTTTGgtttttaacatttcctttatCAATGAACTTTCTATCATATCTTTTCTAAAGACAACGACTGATATGAGAAACTATgagtaaaagggaaaataacaaaaattgtAAATGAAACAATGTAAAATATCAAAACAGTTATCAGATTTCCTAAAGATACAAAACTAAACGAAGAAAGTTATCAGGTAAATAAAATTGAGTCCCAATTAAAACTAACATGAGACCATATCACAGTAATAGGTCTTACATTGCCATAGCAAGAAAAAGTTTAAAGATTAATATAGTTTGAATCCAAAATTTTCTCAACTACAgtcaaaaatatgaaataaaagtatGAGAGAGCTCTGTCTTCATTTgcaaaaaaggaacagagagaTGTTACCCTTTCCTTTTCTAGTTCTAGCTTTTTTATAGCAATCTTGTGTCAAGGTTTTAACTTCTTAAAACCAAGTTTTTTATGTTGAGTTTGGCCCCaaatcagtgaaataaaatacaaaataatagaCTAAAGATAAAAAATGTTGTACTTAAGAAAAGCAGAGTTACATTGAATGAACTAAATATGAAGAGCTTCATATATTACAtaaagcacaaaagaaataaagtatacAAAAGCCataatgttatttatattacaacttaaattaacttttcaatTTATTATCAGGGATAGTTTTCTACAATGTACAATACAAAGGGGGACATAAGATTTGGTCTgatattctgaattttttttttattctttggaCAACATAATTGAACTAGCTAATACAGTATCTTTTCTACAAATGAATACTTCTGCAATAATTAATTCCTAttgcagaattatttattttttacttggTATTTTACACCTTATTTATTTTGCGGAAATGAGTTAAGACTTCTGTTTAAGGAGATCTCTTCACcgaacagaagaaataattttgtaagtGAACCTTCTTTGTAAATAACAGAATAGCCTTTCTGAGATCACAAGCTGTACTATGATGCATTATAAATATCcagctttaaaaatggatttcaCACCAGCCTAAAAAGATTCCAAGCCAATGCATTTAACACAGTAACTGTATATTGTATTTGTCtagaataattttgcatttttaattgttctgTTAAGGATTTAATGTGCAAACCCTTTAAAGTCAGCAGATTTCATTTGGCGTTGAATGGATGTTAAAATGATCTCTGAATACTTCTCAGAAGTATCTAGTACTATTTTTTACTCTACAATTATAAAACTATTACAGATTTATATCAGAATCAATGACGATTTCTTTTAAACAACTATATGTTAATACACTgaatttctatttcattttataatttaCCCTTCCTCACAATATAAGAAGCTACAGAGCAGAATgatattttgttccttttgaaaTCAGTAATCAGTTGCGACTGACTTCAGACATGCCATAACTCAATCTGTTGTCTGTCCATCTCAATTACATTAgttagctcttttttttttttttttaatcttggtGTCTTATCACCATAATAGAATGTGACACACCTATTTTAGCTGAAAGATTTGTGTAAAGTACTATATACAAGTTAAAATTGCACTTTCTGCATTATTCTGATGCTATACAATGTTTAATTTCATGACTtccctgaaattaaaatgagtatcatgcaataaaaaaaaagtattcaaagtGCTTAGTTGTTTGACTTCTCCAATTCTTGGAGATTCCAAAGACTGGAATTTTAGGATGAAGGGGGGAACAGGAACTTACCTACTTGGTACTTTGGGTAATAAGTTGCCATTTGTCCACTACTGCATGACTGTCTCTTATgcttttttcttatatttgtATCAGTGGTCTCCCATTGtggagtttttcttttgtttattctgATAAGAACTTCAGAACTACCAGCAGGATTATCATCATGGTTTACACTActtaattttctgctgtgaaactGGTTATCCAGCCTTTCAGTCACTTTAGAAGAATTAGATCCTTTAGatgtttccatttcattttcttgtttctttaatgCATTTTGCTTAGTAGAATGGGACCTTAAAAGAGgatgtcttttttcttccatatagGTCTGAGTGCTTTTACTTTCAACAGCTTCAGCAGAATAAATGACATTATTTAACTTAAATGAATTGTGCTGCTCAATATGGTtgatttttctcagaaatatcCTACAATCTTtaaaggttttggttttccaaGTATTTTCAAACAGTTTATCTTGGCTTTGTTCTTTTCTAACATTTTGTTGGCAGCAAATTGTTCCATTTGTCTCTGCATGTGACTTAAGTATATTTGTTAAACCAGGATGTGGGTTAAAGTCAGAAGATCCCATCATCTGTTGAACAAATGCATCTCTGGCTTCATTTTCAGTTGGCAAGAGGCTACTCTGAGACTCAACCAAAGTCTGAGTGGGCTGGatttctactgtatttttttcctggagcttGGGCATTTCATCATTGGTTTCCCCACTTGTACTTTTAAACAACTGGCTTTGGCAAAAGAActgtaaatttttcttttttgatttcCAGCCTCCAGGAGGCTGATTAtagagcttttttgtttgtccCCACCTATCATGCTGTAACTTCTTaaattcatttctttttaatctggCTAACgtgaaattacttttcatgCTCAAGACTGGAGACCTTACCATGTTATGTAATATTTGTAATTTCCCTGCTGGTTTAGAAGGAGAGGATAGTGCAaactttttaaagtgctttctGAAAGGGCAAGTACTAAGATCAGGTTGTTTAGTTTCCATCTTTACCTCTCTAGTACTAACTACTTCTAAAGGATTGCGGGCATTCGCCTTCCTCACTAGAGAGAGAGACTGTGTTTCTGTAGTTTGCATAAACCAGGTGCAGAGTTCATTCATATTacactttttctgaaaaagcattCTTATAGGTGATGTTTCAAGTTCTACAAGGCAGGAGTCTAAAGGATTTGATATTTCAGTACTACAGTCTTGTTCAGTGGGATCCCTTTTTTCACATACACATTTATCAAACTCATTTCCCCCCACTCGCAACCAGGTATTAGTTATCTGTTCAAATCTATTATTTAGTTCTTCCAACAAAGTGTCACTTGAAGTGGAAATAGGCCACCACCTGAGAGAGGGATTCGATGAAAAAATGGGATCCAATGATACTTCATTAATGGGCCCAAATTCACCATCCTTAAGACCCTTTTTTGTATTTCCTGAATTTCTCAGTTCTGAGGTATCTTTGGATGCTGTGCTCTGACTtgatttcctgtgtttttcctTTCGATCTTTAGCTTTTTTCAAATGGAGTTTGTAAGATTTACGTAGTAAGGCACTTCTACAAGTAAATGCACTAGAAGATGCTAATGAATGTAAAAAATGCAGCGAGGGTTTTCTGTCTCTAGCAGAATGTCTCAATGGAATTTCACGTTTTCTTGACACTGTTGTGATAACATTGTTTGATCCATCCTCTCTAGAATCTTTCCGCATGCTCTTTACTTGACCTATATTATTGCACAGTtgattttttctctcctgtggtACGTTTTTTTCCAACACATTCTGCTGTTGCAAAGGAGGCAAACAGTTGCTAATActcacttttctttcctgaggTGAAACCCTATTAACAGTTACTGATATGCCAgagatttttacttttgctggCCTACCGGGTTTTCGAATGGTGGTTAATGGTTTCTTAATTGGCTGTATAATATTGCTGCAAGGATGTGGTGACGCTAGGTTACTCTTGATAGGTCTGACATAGTCATAACCACAGACCTTGTTTTCAGTAGAAGAATTCTGTAAGGCTCTTACTATTTCAGtcaaagcattttcagtttctgcacTATGCTTTGCTTTACTGTGGTCATTGGCAAAACTAGAATCAAGGCGTTGTGTGGGCAGAATGCTGATTACATTTAGATTACCTTCAGAAACATGTCTCTTTGTCCTTCTTGACCTTCCAAAAACAACCGTCACAGTAATGTTTTTGTTGCTATTAACTTCTTCCATTACTGCTGCAGCAGATTTGGTACCTCGACTATCACTGCTAAGTTCAGGTCTAGGTTCTGTGCTTTCAGTCACAtctatttttggttttggaggCCGTCCAATAGGTCTCTTAACCTGCTTAACAACTTGAGGACCTATTTTCTTTGGTCTaccaggttttctttttaaaactgattcaCTGCTGCTTGATTTCTCCGCAACTTTGTCATTCTGTTTCGCATCATTTAAATTAGCTTGACCAACTGGACAAGAACTTGTAATTGCTTCTGCATAAACACAGCTTGACTCCTCCTTGGTATCATTTTCACTGTAATCACAATCCTTGACACAGATTGCATGAGAAAGAGCTCCTGCGGCCTTTTTGTCTAACAATGTGTTTGCATGCccctgaaacaaacaaatatcTGTGCTTCCTTTAGAAGATGCAGCTGCAGATGTCAAAGTATATTTGACTCCTTCACTACTATTAACCTCAGAGACAAACATAAGCTTAATAGGACTAGAGTAGTTTAAGGGAGATGAGATCTCCACAGCTTCAGAAGTTGTATGCGAGTCCCCATTATTGGAAGCTGAACTGGATGAATCAAAGGTCAGAGATCTCAAAAGGCTATCACTAATTTCTTGATCTATAAccatttcttgtttctttgttgtcACACACAGAGCTTTGATTTTACTGCTGCTTAGTACAGGTGAACGTGGAAGGAAGCTTTGTCCTGTGCATCCCATTTCACTCAGATTGAAAGGTAAGACTCTTCTAGCAGCTGCGTTCATAAACTGTTCATAAAcattctcttttaatttttggcTGATTTTGTAACTATCCAACAATGAGCTGTTAGTCTTTCTAGCAAAGTTCATTGTATCTTCTAAACGCTCTACAACAACTTGCAGATTTGTGTCTCTCACAATTTTGCTTATGTCACTGCATCTTTCAGCAGGAacatctttatttattttaattttttccaaactTTCTAAAGACTTTTTTGCACTGGATGACTTCCTAAACACAATATTGTTCGTTACATACACAGAGTACCATCCAGGGGGCACAATGTTACGTTTAGTTCTTCCCAAGTTTCCATTACTTTCGTCCATTAAAGGAATCTCATCAGTCTCTTTTAAGGTTGCATAATCTCCTTGTGTGTTTGCAAGTTTTACCTGGCTGGCTGCAAcagcactgttttctgaaagaactAAAAAGCTGGGGCTGGTTTGAAAATTAGTAAGAGGTAGTTCGAAAGACTCTGTTTGGTGAACTGGAAAGCACATTGGTTTGGTTTGGCAATTCACATATGGATTACTTTCAAAATGTTGCAAAGTGTCATCTTCTACCACCGTAAAACTGTGTCTTTTATTTGGATATATTTTGTCAAATTTTTTTGTagatttctttgcatttctctcagaaattgatttttttcttacaagagTTTCATCAAGGCTTGCAAGCTCCCTCTTGATTTGCAAAGATTGTCGCCGAATGAACGGTGAATCAGGAGAATTATACATTGCACATAAAGTTTCCTGACGCTTGCGAAATCTTGTTtggataattttattttccatttgtttatCATGTTGGCGAAGTAATTCCATAAAGCTGTAATCACTTGCCTTAGCATTATGCAAGAGAGATGTTATGAAGTCTCCTAATTTGACATCATTTTCTGGTGCCCTGTCACTGCTAGAAAGTTTTAGAAGATTTGTTGCTATATCTGTAGTGTCTATtgattttaacttttcattaatACGATCCATTAAATcttgaaaaatgtaagaatGTTCACCTTTCTCAGCCTTCTCAGAAGTTACATAGTAATTGTTGCTTTCTTGGTCTGTTGCTAGCAACATTCCATCTGAATATTTGgtctcttttcctctgcatgTTCTACCTTCATATTCAAATTCTCCTGCGTTTCCTTCCGCTGGCAAGAGGGATGGAGGCTGGTTGATGGATATTTCAAGTTTGTCATTGTCTAAAGTTGGAAAATCTATAACAGATCCTTCCAAAGATTCAAATTCTTTACTCTGTACAGGCGATAGCGGAGGCGGTGATGGGCTGCGGGAtctatttgaatttttaatgctGTTCAAGAGATCACAGTCCTTAGTTGAGTATGtacatgctgctgctttcacagaatGCCTGTTACaattttgcatttgttcagCACAATACTTATGAGAACTACATGCTTTGTTCATCATTGTCTTAATACATCCCATTGCTACAGCTTGGCATGACAAAGAATGGAAATCTTTAATACAGACAGACAGAGGTGGTAAACAAGTGTTTGGTTGTTGATTTTGTAAACAGCACCTTTTTGTTAGCATATGTCCATTGCaattgcaaaatgaaatgtgaacaTCCTCTTCAGTAAGGGAATTGGGAGTTTCAGAGTGGACCAAATGTGTTTGCTTGCAACTGCAAACTATAGGAACATTTTCATcttgtattaaaaattttaacatAGCCAAAGTCTGTTGCCAGTGATATGAACAAAAAGACTCCAAAACTTTGTTTAGtgttgattttcctttttccaaattAGCTGTTTCCTCTGAATTTGCATCAGCTGTTGAGCttgaactgaaaatgaaaacaaatcaaaacaaaatataaattacagTAAACACCATATCTAATACTTGTTATAATGGTTAAACTCAAGCCTAAACCCCTGAAGTTTGCAAAACAGTTCTGTTCTATTTGCACTATTCAATCATACTTGCAAGTGTCACTAGCAATGATGTGCATTTTATAGCAGCGATAGTCCTGTTATAAGTAAAATaatcaggaagaaattaagGGACAAAAAGAATAGTTTGAAACATAGCTTCTCATATCTAAAAGTAATTTAGATAGGAGATTAAAGAATGTTAACTTTCTGATATATCAGACTACCTTAGTCATTAAAGAAAAACCTCACCAAGAACCTAAGGAGCTTCGTATTACTCCCATTTCacaaactgaggcacagagagggTAAATTACTTGCCTAAGGTCACAATTCAAAGGTTGTGGCAGAGACAAGAATGGATCCATCTCTCCTGAATCCCACCCTAAGCTGTTCATACATTAAAGTGTATCAAATGCTCTTCAGGATACTCAAAAGATCCTTctaaagacatttttgtttaaatatttttaaagaacacttAATAGGCTAATGGAATATTGAAAAAATAGCCACTTGCTACTGTCACTGTTCTTTGCAGATAAGAGTTTTCTtctagtttttaaataaatgacagTGGTGCATCACAGGCTCCTCATTGCGATATATTAGACACACATACACgcgtgcatgcacacacacacacggattccttctttaaacagaaacagagatAATCACCACTGGAATAAACCACTTCTGTGACAAAGATTAATATCCTTTAAATCTCGAATACAGGGTAGGCCTATATCTAAATAAGACTTCTGAGACGTTGTTCTCAAAAATATTAACTCAAAATAAGATCACTTACACTACCTTAACTATTTAATTGATTtcttataaattattaaaactaATGTCACTACTTACCTAATCAATCATTTATattgaaaagctgaaagtttTCCATGGTAGAAATTAATACAGATATTTCTTCAATTAAATACAAAATCCTTTTGCTGGATAGCAACTATCAACAGATAGTTAACACCTAATTCAAATGTTTTACTGAAACCAATTGCATGGACAGAAAAGGTTAGAGGAATTCTGTTTTAGAAAAGTATGTATTGTTTAAACATATCACCAAACTCTGAACATGACACTAACTTTTTGCCCTACTATTATCTCCCGTTTTTTGCATTTAAGCCTGCACTTTGCAAAAATTCATTTTGATTAGGCTTACAACTGTATTATCGAGgaacaaacatattttaaatttaatgtgCTGTATTTACATAAAGTTACCTATTCATTAATTAGCTCATACCTGATGTTTTTAGCATCAATAATAACTTTTAGCTTCAGGTTTCTAACTGGAAGTTACACATGCAAATTTGTACTTTTATTGACCCACACGGATTTTAATGTTTAGAGCTTAAAGACAGCCAATTACACTTAGTCATTCCTTatgtttcttccttctcctgcaaTATTCAGTATGAAACAGAATATATTCAAAATCAAGCACCTAGATGATAACTAACTCATAAAAGCTTAAGATAATTGTGATGGTACTAGCTGaaattgcaattatttttaaactgaaataattgaagacttaaaaagaaaaaaaaaccctttccacTTGCAACCTAAAGTAAAACCAGCATTATTCAAGGGCACATCATTATCAGGATTTAACTGTTTTCGAACAGTTAAACTCTCCTCCACTTCACTGAGGAGAGTCTGAGTGACTCAGTCCCACAAACTCAGGAGTCATGAGGTGTTGAAACATTATCACTACACTTGTGAAATCAAAGCTTATTCCAGTAATACAATTACGGATAAAAATTAATTGCCCTCCCCAGCACTATGACTTTAATTAAGTAATGTTCTGAAAGGCcagacagaaaaagatgaaCACGGCACTAGGTCTTCAGTACTATTTTGTAAGTTGCAGTAAATTTGTTAAGTACTCATTTGCTAAAAAGAAGGCTGTAGTACAGTCTTTAGACTGAACCTCTGGACAgttatctgtctgtctgtctagaCTTGCAAGGTATGTCTAATGGAGTTTCACTGCAGAGCTCTAATTGTAGAGGACCTGTATTCGTAACTACTATTTATATTATACTCATTGTTGGGAGAAACTTCCAGAGCCCTAAAACCTTCTCAGTCAGTAACCAAAACTTCCAAAAGCCTCAAAACTGCTTTGAATTTGCTATGTGGAGATCAGCCTGTTACATAAAGTAATATCCTGGTTATCATAGACATATTGGACATTCTTCCAATATGATTTCTTTCCTGGTTATCTACCCTTGCATAACATCTATCAACTGCTTTCCTTTCACGTGTGTTAGTTTCTAAAGACCACAGACAACTTAACTTCATCTATTCTACTGTAGTGGTACCACGCTCCAAATGTTCTTCCAAGTCTGTGAAAACACATTAGTCCCTTACTTATCCGCGTAGTAAGCTCTGTTCCTAAATGGCAACCAACTTAGAATGTTAgagcaacacatttttttcaaactgtctCTCTATAGAGATgtctatatttttaaacaaactaaTTTTTAGTAACTTTTCAATATAATTATGGAATTATATTTTGGTTTCCCATAATTTCTTCCTATAGTCCTTTGAATTTGTGTTGTCATACAGTAGTTTAGACTATCCTCAAGATAAAAGGCTTAAACAGTAATTTCACAGAAGGAAGAGCTATCACCCTCACAACTGCATACTTCCTTCTCAGAAGTCTTATGCTACCTAcaaatcacaagaaaaaaagatggctATAAAAGAGTGGGTAAGAAATGGAGAGGTTGAGAGGTGTGAGGATCAATATGCACTGCTCCCCCGGTACCTTTTGTGCACAGTAtctctgaagacaaaaaagttACGCACGGAGTGACACTATTTCCCTGCTAGAGGGCAGGGGTAGTTAATAGCATGGAGTGGGCATTGACCGGTGTCCAAAACTGGCACAAAGGCAGAGATGTGATGGGGTTACGTACTAGCCTTTCAGCATGTTATTTTATGTGTAAAAAAGTAAACCTTTGCCTCCTCCACAAATCCAAAAAACTATCAGGAAAGAGCTCTATCAGAGGACTCCCAAAAGATGTCCTTCCCTAGCGTTCTATCCTCTGTCATCCAGAAACAGGTAAGATGGATCAATCTAGCAACTTCTTTGCAGGCTGGGAACAGGAACAAAACTGGAAACAGAACATACTCTCAGGTACTCATACAAACAGTAGAGAACTATTCTAGAAATATAAATTTGTCTCagagaaatgtttgttttctgacttCACTAAATAAATCCTTCAAAAAAGCTATATATTATCTGTAATATATAATAGATAATTTTTAGCTGCAAACTAAAGGATGTAACTAttataaaatcagttttctgaATATCTTCTCATTTATGTATAATTTCTACAAAATCTTCCTTCCTTAAAGCTACTATTTCTGATATATAAAATTCTCATAGTACATTAGTCATTATGTGCTTAATTCGTACAGTTCTTTATCTTATGCCACTGCTAATAAACTTGTGCCTCAGGAGTAAGTCAAATGAGTCAGTGtacaggtttttgtttctttcttttttttttttactgaatgaGCAAAATCAATCACACATCAGTGTTGTAAATTTATGTGCAAAAGCATTGAAGTGCTTTACTACAAATTACAACGTAGAAACACGTTAACTAAACAATTAAATTCATACAATCAGATTTAGGAATATAACaacacaaagaagaaacagaattacAGTACATTTACAACACAAGACAAATACATGGAGTTCATTAGAAAATAttgtaataaataattcatGAATTATAGTGCAATTGATTTATGCATAAATATAACTAATTGCCTAAAAATCAGTTGTTAACAAAAATCTGTCAAAAATCAAGGCAGCCACAGAGTTTTACTAAATTACTGCGACAATGGAaatactgcaattaaaaaacaaatacaagtaTTTGTACTGtaaacaactaaaaaaatcagtctCACTAAAGTTAATATacaatttaatataaaattgtCATTAGCTACCAGAAATGGTTTAAACAGCTTTACTGAGCAGTAGTTCTAAAAACAGAGGCactgttttttaatataaaatacttgAGAAACATTCAAATAAGTAGAAAGCATGTAGGGCTTGCTTTCGCCttcatttaaaattctgctgaaaCAGGAATTTTCAGAAATTGTCAATTACTAAGTAGTGACTGGTAACTGAATATACAAAACAGTtcaaaatgtgtaatttaaatgacatttaatGGAATACATAGGGGTTGGGGGAGGAGAATCTACACATTTCCCTGCCTTTCCTTAGTTGTGTAATCAAAGGTTAGCCTAATAATTAGAAACAaatattctgttctttaaaCACTTACAGGTTGAGTATAATCTATAAActatcaaaaaatattttaatatactaTTTCTgaccaaaaaataaatacaagtactaaaatgctgaaaattaattataatattACATACAAAACTACTGAGTACTGTTAAGTCAATAGTAAAATGATCCCTGATTTTATGAATCCTGTTAATTTTTTGGTCAGGTCATCTTTTAAATGACATAAAAAGACTGTAACTTGCCTTCAATATAAACTTCTGACTGATATTTATAACATTGTCTGAGAAGTAGAAAACATCAGTACGGTACAAATATTAGGCAATATATTGAAGCCCAAAATTTTTGCAAGTAAAACTGTATAAAGACAAATCTTGAaacatttaagtttttttcagcttcatttttcagtgGGGATATATTCACAAATTAATCCTTCTGTCCCTCACAAAATATGGCTtaattctttcaaaacaaaaagatgacCCTGACATCTGCTGTTTTGTGACCTCCTTGTTATCAGGTACACTTCTGCTTCAAAAAAGGATTCATTCTGTAATATGCAAGTAAACCTTCACCACTGAAGAAGATTCAGTATAGATCTGAGAGACCAAAGAACTGAGACATTGGTTGTGCAGTTTCAAAGGATTATcctgttttaaaatggaagttaTTTTTTAGTAGCATTAATAAATATGGGCTAGATTTTGCCATCAATATTGCAGTATGCTCTCCACTGAATTTAATGGCAAGTTTATCTATAAATCAAATTACCTGATGTGGCCCATATGCGTCTGATGTCCTGTTTCATTTATATCATTAACCTATACACCTGCAAATTTAAGTGGGGATAAAAAATCATGCATATGCACCAAATGTATAAAAAGTTGGAGAAAAGTCTTTTTCTATGCCAAATTAGAtgtatacagaaaaaataacatttggagaggaaaagggCATTGATGTTCAGTATTGACTGTATGAAGCAAGCCCCCATTCTTCATATGTAGACATATACTTTGTGATATTACACAAAAAATTAAGTATGATATAAAGTCCAATGTGAATACTTTGAAATTCATGTAAAAACTGCAATAAGAAGGTAATTGGTCTCCCTTAAATTCTATTAAAAGTCACATATTTAAAGTGAACTGCCTAACTTCTAGCTACCAAATTTATAAAGAATTTATATTCTTGAAAGTTCAAAACAGCTTCACcatttaatatttgtatttctatcAAGACCCTGAACTGCAAATTTGGTTATTAGCAAAATGATGATGTAACTTGGTATTCATTTTgataaactgaaaatgttttgaaatgtcACAGCAGCAAATACATTACAGTTACAGTGAGGTTTTTCAATAGGAGTGTGACACAATccttaaataaattttaagtagTCATAACATCAACTAACCATCAcgtttaaacaaaaaaaacccaaacaaacccaaatcaTTCTCAAGCTCATTCTGTGCACATTATGAACATGCTCTAAGTTGCATTccaactttctttttaaaccttaCAAGTTACCTTATTTGTcaaactaaaaaggaaaattatgttaaagtttaaattattttatgttcttaGTATTTCATCTTCATATTTAATAATTCTATAACTACAGTAATTTCTCAGATTTCATAAGTGTACACTTTGTAAACACCaatttctttctaaacaaacaacaaaattttcttaaaatgataaaaaaatgcagtttatgcCTGCTAAACACACATTTTTAgtaatgaaatgttttccttacttGTATTGGATATTTAAGTAAcgaactttttttctttcacagaatgTACTATACCCTACTAATA contains these protein-coding regions:
- the LCORL gene encoding ligand-dependent nuclear receptor corepressor-like protein isoform X4 → MDEKCSFCNLHKETVSDRASVIGSSQSTPTEELSSQGQSNTDKIECQAENYLNALFRKKDLPQNCDPNIPLVAQELMKKMIRQFAIEYISKSSKIQENRNGSSFEPSLICKSIQMNQTENSLQEEQDSPLDLTVNRTQEQNTQQGDGVLDLSTKKSARLEEPKYDPLCSENSVSGSSSTADANSEETANLEKGKSTLNKVLESFCSYHWQQTLAMLKFLIQDENVPIVCSCKQTHLVHSETPNSLTEEDVHISFCNCNGHMLTKRCCLQNQQPNTCLPPLSVCIKDFHSLSCQAVAMGCIKTMMNKACSSHKYCAEQMQNCNRHSVKAAACTYSTKDCDLLNSIKNSNRSRSPSPPPLSPVQSKEFESLEGSVIDFPTLDNDKLEISINQPPSLLPAEGNAGEFEYEGRTCRGKETKYSDGMLLATDQESNNYYVTSEKAEKGEHSYIFQDLMDRINEKLKSIDTTDIATNLLKLSSSDRAPENDVKLGDFITSLLHNAKASDYSFMELLRQHDKQMENKIIQTRFRKRQETLCAMYNSPDSPFIRRQSLQIKRELASLDETLVRKKSISERNAKKSTKKFDKIYPNKRHSFTVVEDDTLQHFESNPYVNCQTKPMCFPVHQTESFELPLTNFQTSPSFLVLSENSAVAASQVKLANTQGDYATLKETDEIPLMDESNGNLGRTKRNIVPPGWYSVYVTNNIVFRKSSSAKKSLESLEKIKINKDVPAERCSDISKIVRDTNLQVVVERLEDTMNFARKTNSSLLDSYKISQKLKENVYEQFMNAAARRVLPFNLSEMGCTGQSFLPRSPVLSSSKIKALCVTTKKQEMVIDQEISDSLLRSLTFDSSSSASNNGDSHTTSEAVEISSPLNYSSPIKLMFVSEVNSSEGVKYTLTSAAASSKGSTDICLFQGHANTLLDKKAAGALSHAICVKDCDYSENDTKEESSCVYAEAITSSCPVGQANLNDAKQNDKVAEKSSSSESVLKRKPGRPKKIGPQVVKQVKRPIGRPPKPKIDVTESTEPRPELSSDSRGTKSAAAVMEEVNSNKNITVTVVFGRSRRTKRHVSEGNLNVISILPTQRLDSSFANDHSKAKHSAETENALTEIVRALQNSSTENKVCGYDYVRPIKSNLASPHPCSNIIQPIKKPLTTIRKPGRPAKVKISGISVTVNRVSPQERKVSISNCLPPLQQQNVLEKNVPQERKNQLCNNIGQVKSMRKDSREDGSNNVITTVSRKREIPLRHSARDRKPSLHFLHSLASSSAFTCRSALLRKSYKLHLKKAKDRKEKHRKSSQSTASKDTSELRNSGNTKKGLKDGEFGPINEVSLDPIFSSNPSLRWWPISTSSDTLLEELNNRFEQITNTWLRVGGNEFDKCVCEKRDPTEQDCSTEISNPLDSCLVELETSPIRMLFQKKCNMNELCTWFMQTTETQSLSLVRKANARNPLEVVSTREVKMETKQPDLSTCPFRKHFKKFALSSPSKPAGKLQILHNMVRSPVLSMKSNFTLARLKRNEFKKLQHDRWGQTKKLYNQPPGGWKSKKKNLQFFCQSQLFKSTSGETNDEMPKLQEKNTVEIQPTQTLVESQSSLLPTENEARDAFVQQMMGSSDFNPHPGLTNILKSHAETNGTICCQQNVRKEQSQDKLFENTWKTKTFKDCRIFLRKINHIEQHNSFKLNNVIYSAEAVESKSTQTYMEEKRHPLLRSHSTKQNALKKQENEMETSKGSNSSKVTERLDNQFHSRKLSSVNHDDNPAGSSEVLIRINKRKTPQWETTDTNIRKKHKRQSCSSGQMATYYPKYQHATSESLGATEFNRHEHRK